One Heptranchias perlo isolate sHepPer1 chromosome 39, sHepPer1.hap1, whole genome shotgun sequence DNA segment encodes these proteins:
- the LOC137305126 gene encoding serine protease FAM111A-like isoform X2, translating into MGDGNPWEERKLQSGRYTDELSPKNGKILKNEQIDKYTNKKCGVQNVQKKEFTFSVCGDPDNIQYAFTGDPDDTLLFALNSSCDFEEKAKNDNTILAYGEGPLKGLVNFDILCRYLPQQSHFRLLFLRTQNRDSSDRPVPPEYPRNKCHVLFYVEPSGRTAGNTTQRIVLADRIAQGQTKLCILGFEGETIREALVNDGRFDTKIEDDTHKLLEKVDPPKKIQFNNAVDALHGRSFQIEMSGSKKKAGEDGKSPKPKASKSAESSAQMSKKDLDGKAYEGGRNLLPKWHVEARRAAVLKFKQSVSRNADQANVSERQYLNRLHQEAQSPVPARAYRRITDRLSSVGYIAWRSSTAQASGTCFLLKDRYVITCYHVVEMIAENAPFESWPALIRDCTEVFFGYEEDGQKGQPLKLVAWLEIYDQALDYAVLELESSPGVMGLMEFCASPPETGTLYITGHPEGDKKKICPCSVMTGDQRAAGYALQHLESLRSGITREDAENYTHDMVLIASQAFNRLKYSNVITYKTDFHYGASGSPIFNSEGSLVALHCGGETYKKNKDPEKFYIELGRPITFILNNIICKNDGATTEKSKQIIIALQNSLK; encoded by the coding sequence ATGGGTGACGGTAACCCATGGGAAGAAAGGAAACTCCAATCAGGCAGGTATACTGATGAGTTGAGTCCAAAGAATGGAAAAATTCTAAAGAATGAACAAATAGACAAATACACAAACAAGAAGTGTGGAGTACAAAACGTCCAGAAAAAAGAGTTCACTTTCAGTGTGTGTGGGGACCCTGATAATATCCAGTATGcgtttactggggatccagatgACACCTTGCTTTTTGCGCTGAATTCTTCCTGTGACTTCGAAGAGAAGGCGAAAAATGACAACACAATCCTTGCCTATGGGGAAGGTCCACTTAAAGGGTTGGTGAACTTTGACATCTTGTGCCGCTATCTACCACAACAGTCTCATTTTAGGCTGCTGTTCCTGCGGACCCAGAACCGCGACAGCAGTGACCGGCCGGTTCCTCCAGAGTACCCGCGCAACAAGTGCCATGTCCTCTTCTATGTCGAGCCCAGTGGCAGAACGGCGGGCAACACCACCCAGAGGATCGTTCTGGCTGACCGGATAGCTCAGGGGCAGACCAAGCTTTGCATCCTTGGCTTCGAAGGCGAGACCATCCGGGAAGCTTTGGTGAACGATGGTCGCTTCGACACCAAGATCGAGGATGACACTCACAAGCTGCTGGAGAAGGTGGACCCGCCGAAGAAGATCCAGTTCAATAACGCGGTGGACGCACTGCACGGCAGAAGCTTTCAGATCGAAATGAGCGGTTCCAAGAAAAAGGCGGGTGAAGACGGCAAGAGCCCAAAGCCTAAAGCAAGTAAATCTGCGGAGTCGTCGGCGCAAATGTCCAAGAAGGACTTGGATGGGAAAGCGTACGAAGGCGGCCGCAATCTGTTGCCAAAGTGGCACGTGGAGGCCCGCCGCGCTGCCGTGTTGAAGTTCAAGCAGTCGGTTTCCAGGAACGCTGACCAGGCAAAtgtgtcggagaggcagtatttGAACCGCCTTCACCAAGAAGCCCAGTCGCCCGTCCCGGCCAGAGCTTATCGGCGGATCACCGACAGACTCTCCAGCGTGGGCTACATTGCCTGGAGGTCTTCCACCGCTCAGGCCAGCGGCACTTGCTTCCTCCTCAAGGACAGGTACGTGATCACTTGCTACCACGTGGTGGAAATGATAGCGGAGAACGCCCCGTTCGAAAGTTGGCCGGCTCTAATCCGCGACTGCACTGAAGTCTTCTTCGGCTACGAGGAGGACGGTCAGAAAGGTCAACCTTTGAAGCTGGTGGCCTGGCTGGAGATTTACGATCAAGCTCTTGATTACGCTGTCCTGGAACTGGAGAGCTCCCCTGGGGTGATGGGATTGATGGAGTTCTGTGCCAGCCCACCAGAAACCGGCACCCTTTACATCACTGGCCACCCAGAAGGAGACAAGAAGAAAATCTGTCCTTGTTCGGTCATGACCGGGGATCAGCGGGCAGCTGGTTATGCGCTGCAACATCTGGAAAGCTTAAGATCTGGAATAACCAGAGAAGATGCTGAAAATTATACGCATGACATGGTCTTGATTGCAAGTCAAGCTTTCAATAGACTGAAATACTCAAATGTAATCACGTACAAAACAGATTTCCACTATGGTGCTTCGGGATCCCCAATATTTAACTCTGAGGGATCCCTTGTTGCATTGCACTGTGGTGGTGAGACCTACAAGAAAAATAAAGACCCTGAGAAGTTCTACATTGAACTTGGAAGACCCATTACATTTATTCTCAACAATATAATTTGCAAGAATGATGGTGCCACAACCGAAAAATCAAAGCAAATCATCATTGCGTTACAAAATTCTTTAAAGTGA
- the LOC137305125 gene encoding tubulin beta-4B chain isoform X1, translating to MRTVARTTKEKKVFWQDTPEFWEVISDEHGIDPTGTYHGDSHLQLERINVYYNEATGGKYVPRAILVDLEPGTMDSVRSGPFGQIFRPDNFVFGQSGAGNNWAKGHYTEGAELVDSVLDVVRKEAESCDCLQGFQLTHSLGGGTGSGMGTLLISKIREEYPDRIMNTFSVVPSPKVSDTVVEPYNATLSVHQLVENTDETYCIDNEALYDICFRTLKLTTPTYGDLNHLVSATMSGVTTCLRFPGQLNADLRKLAVNMVPFPRLHFFMPGFAPLTSRGSQQYRALTVPELTQQVFDAKNMMAACDPRHGRYLTVAAVFRGRMSMKEVDEQMLNVQNKNSSYFVEWIPNNVKTAVCDIPPRGLKMAVTFIGNSTAIQELFKRISEQFTAMFRRKAFLHWYTGEGMDEMEFTEAESNMNDLVSEYQQYQDATAEEEGEFEEEVEQDEA from the exons TTCTGGGAAGTAATCAGTGATGAGCATGGCATCGACCCCACTGGTACCTACCATGGAGACAGTCACCTGCAGCTGGAACGTATCAATGTCTACTACAATGAGGCAACAG gAGGCAAATACGTTCCCCGTGCTATTCTAGTCGACTTGGAACCTGGCACCATGGACTCTGTTCGCTCTGGACCGTTTGGGCAGATCTTCAGACCCGATAACTTTGTGTTTG GTCAGAGCGGTGCAGGAAACAACTGGGCCAAAGGTCACTATACAGAAGGTGCTGAGCTGGTCGACTCTGTCCTCGATGTCGTGCGGAAGGAGGCCGAGAGCTGTGACTGCCTGCAGGGCTTCCAGCTCACCCACTCGCTGGGTGGGGGTACTGGGTCCGGCATGGGCACGCTCCTCATCAGCAAGATCCGCGAAGAGTACCCCGACCGGATCATGAACACATTCAGCGTGGTGCCCTCCCCGAAAGTCTCCGACACCGTGGTCGAACCGTACAACGCCACTTTATCGGTCCATCAGCTGGTGGAGAACACAGACGAGACCTACTGCATTGACAACGAGGCCCTCTACGACATCTGCTTCCGCACCCTTAAACTGACCACCCCCACCTATGGCGACCTGAACCACCTGGTCTCGGCCACCATGAGTGGCGTCACCACCTGCCTCCGATTCCCCGGCCAGCTTAACGCCGATCTGCGCAAGCTGGCCGTCAACATGGTCCCCTTCCCCCGCCTGCACTTCTTCATGCCGGGCTTTGCCCCGCTGACCAGCCGGGGCAGCCAGCAATACCGGGCCCTGACTGTGCCCGAGCTCACGCAGCAGGTGTTTGACGCCAAGAACATGATGGCGGCGTGCGACCCCCGCCACGGCCGCTACCTGACGGTGGCGGCTGTCTTCCGCGGCCGCATGTCCATGAAGGAGGTGGACGAACAGATGCTCAATGTCCAGAACAAGAACAGCAGCTACTTCGTGGAGTGGATCCCCAACAACGTCAAGACGGCCGTCTGCGACATCCCGCCCCGCGGCCTCAAAATGGCTGTCACCTTCATCGGCAACAGCACCGCCATCCAGGAGCTCTTCAAGCGCATCTCGGAGCAGTTCACCGCCATGTTCCGCCGCAAGGCCTTCCTCCACTGGTACACGGGCGAGGGCATGGACGAGATGGAGTTCACCGAGGCAGAGAGCAACATGAACGACCTGGTGTCTGAGTACCAGCAGTACCAGGACGCCACGGCCGAGGAAGAGGGAGAGTTTGAAGAGGAGGTCGAACAAGATGaggcttaa
- the LOC137305126 gene encoding serine protease FAM111A-like isoform X1, whose amino-acid sequence MSSSSDEGSRTPTPQDASGPRKDGRPLQRNVKQDPECLIRYSSLGVEEHYQDYQIKNARSKKMGDGNPWEERKLQSGRYTDELSPKNGKILKNEQIDKYTNKKCGVQNVQKKEFTFSVCGDPDNIQYAFTGDPDDTLLFALNSSCDFEEKAKNDNTILAYGEGPLKGLVNFDILCRYLPQQSHFRLLFLRTQNRDSSDRPVPPEYPRNKCHVLFYVEPSGRTAGNTTQRIVLADRIAQGQTKLCILGFEGETIREALVNDGRFDTKIEDDTHKLLEKVDPPKKIQFNNAVDALHGRSFQIEMSGSKKKAGEDGKSPKPKASKSAESSAQMSKKDLDGKAYEGGRNLLPKWHVEARRAAVLKFKQSVSRNADQANVSERQYLNRLHQEAQSPVPARAYRRITDRLSSVGYIAWRSSTAQASGTCFLLKDRYVITCYHVVEMIAENAPFESWPALIRDCTEVFFGYEEDGQKGQPLKLVAWLEIYDQALDYAVLELESSPGVMGLMEFCASPPETGTLYITGHPEGDKKKICPCSVMTGDQRAAGYALQHLESLRSGITREDAENYTHDMVLIASQAFNRLKYSNVITYKTDFHYGASGSPIFNSEGSLVALHCGGETYKKNKDPEKFYIELGRPITFILNNIICKNDGATTEKSKQIIIALQNSLK is encoded by the exons ATGAGTTCCTCAAGTGACGAAGGCAGCAGAACACCTACG CCGCAAGATGCAAGTGGCCCCAGGAAGGACGGGAGACCTCTCCAAAGGAACGTAAAGCAAG acCCCGAATGCCTAATTCGATATTCCTCTTTGGGTGTTGAGGAACATTACCAGGACTATCAG ATCAAAAATGCTAGAAGCAAAAAGATGGGTGACGGTAACCCATGGGAAGAAAGGAAACTCCAATCAGGCAGGTATACTGATGAGTTGAGTCCAAAGAATGGAAAAATTCTAAAGAATGAACAAATAGACAAATACACAAACAAGAAGTGTGGAGTACAAAACGTCCAGAAAAAAGAGTTCACTTTCAGTGTGTGTGGGGACCCTGATAATATCCAGTATGcgtttactggggatccagatgACACCTTGCTTTTTGCGCTGAATTCTTCCTGTGACTTCGAAGAGAAGGCGAAAAATGACAACACAATCCTTGCCTATGGGGAAGGTCCACTTAAAGGGTTGGTGAACTTTGACATCTTGTGCCGCTATCTACCACAACAGTCTCATTTTAGGCTGCTGTTCCTGCGGACCCAGAACCGCGACAGCAGTGACCGGCCGGTTCCTCCAGAGTACCCGCGCAACAAGTGCCATGTCCTCTTCTATGTCGAGCCCAGTGGCAGAACGGCGGGCAACACCACCCAGAGGATCGTTCTGGCTGACCGGATAGCTCAGGGGCAGACCAAGCTTTGCATCCTTGGCTTCGAAGGCGAGACCATCCGGGAAGCTTTGGTGAACGATGGTCGCTTCGACACCAAGATCGAGGATGACACTCACAAGCTGCTGGAGAAGGTGGACCCGCCGAAGAAGATCCAGTTCAATAACGCGGTGGACGCACTGCACGGCAGAAGCTTTCAGATCGAAATGAGCGGTTCCAAGAAAAAGGCGGGTGAAGACGGCAAGAGCCCAAAGCCTAAAGCAAGTAAATCTGCGGAGTCGTCGGCGCAAATGTCCAAGAAGGACTTGGATGGGAAAGCGTACGAAGGCGGCCGCAATCTGTTGCCAAAGTGGCACGTGGAGGCCCGCCGCGCTGCCGTGTTGAAGTTCAAGCAGTCGGTTTCCAGGAACGCTGACCAGGCAAAtgtgtcggagaggcagtatttGAACCGCCTTCACCAAGAAGCCCAGTCGCCCGTCCCGGCCAGAGCTTATCGGCGGATCACCGACAGACTCTCCAGCGTGGGCTACATTGCCTGGAGGTCTTCCACCGCTCAGGCCAGCGGCACTTGCTTCCTCCTCAAGGACAGGTACGTGATCACTTGCTACCACGTGGTGGAAATGATAGCGGAGAACGCCCCGTTCGAAAGTTGGCCGGCTCTAATCCGCGACTGCACTGAAGTCTTCTTCGGCTACGAGGAGGACGGTCAGAAAGGTCAACCTTTGAAGCTGGTGGCCTGGCTGGAGATTTACGATCAAGCTCTTGATTACGCTGTCCTGGAACTGGAGAGCTCCCCTGGGGTGATGGGATTGATGGAGTTCTGTGCCAGCCCACCAGAAACCGGCACCCTTTACATCACTGGCCACCCAGAAGGAGACAAGAAGAAAATCTGTCCTTGTTCGGTCATGACCGGGGATCAGCGGGCAGCTGGTTATGCGCTGCAACATCTGGAAAGCTTAAGATCTGGAATAACCAGAGAAGATGCTGAAAATTATACGCATGACATGGTCTTGATTGCAAGTCAAGCTTTCAATAGACTGAAATACTCAAATGTAATCACGTACAAAACAGATTTCCACTATGGTGCTTCGGGATCCCCAATATTTAACTCTGAGGGATCCCTTGTTGCATTGCACTGTGGTGGTGAGACCTACAAGAAAAATAAAGACCCTGAGAAGTTCTACATTGAACTTGGAAGACCCATTACATTTATTCTCAACAATATAATTTGCAAGAATGATGGTGCCACAACCGAAAAATCAAAGCAAATCATCATTGCGTTACAAAATTCTTTAAAGTGA
- the LOC137305125 gene encoding tubulin beta-4B chain isoform X2, with product MREIVHIQAGQCGNQIGAKFWEVISDEHGIDPTGTYHGDSHLQLERINVYYNEATGGKYVPRAILVDLEPGTMDSVRSGPFGQIFRPDNFVFGQSGAGNNWAKGHYTEGAELVDSVLDVVRKEAESCDCLQGFQLTHSLGGGTGSGMGTLLISKIREEYPDRIMNTFSVVPSPKVSDTVVEPYNATLSVHQLVENTDETYCIDNEALYDICFRTLKLTTPTYGDLNHLVSATMSGVTTCLRFPGQLNADLRKLAVNMVPFPRLHFFMPGFAPLTSRGSQQYRALTVPELTQQVFDAKNMMAACDPRHGRYLTVAAVFRGRMSMKEVDEQMLNVQNKNSSYFVEWIPNNVKTAVCDIPPRGLKMAVTFIGNSTAIQELFKRISEQFTAMFRRKAFLHWYTGEGMDEMEFTEAESNMNDLVSEYQQYQDATAEEEGEFEEEVEQDEA from the exons TTCTGGGAAGTAATCAGTGATGAGCATGGCATCGACCCCACTGGTACCTACCATGGAGACAGTCACCTGCAGCTGGAACGTATCAATGTCTACTACAATGAGGCAACAG gAGGCAAATACGTTCCCCGTGCTATTCTAGTCGACTTGGAACCTGGCACCATGGACTCTGTTCGCTCTGGACCGTTTGGGCAGATCTTCAGACCCGATAACTTTGTGTTTG GTCAGAGCGGTGCAGGAAACAACTGGGCCAAAGGTCACTATACAGAAGGTGCTGAGCTGGTCGACTCTGTCCTCGATGTCGTGCGGAAGGAGGCCGAGAGCTGTGACTGCCTGCAGGGCTTCCAGCTCACCCACTCGCTGGGTGGGGGTACTGGGTCCGGCATGGGCACGCTCCTCATCAGCAAGATCCGCGAAGAGTACCCCGACCGGATCATGAACACATTCAGCGTGGTGCCCTCCCCGAAAGTCTCCGACACCGTGGTCGAACCGTACAACGCCACTTTATCGGTCCATCAGCTGGTGGAGAACACAGACGAGACCTACTGCATTGACAACGAGGCCCTCTACGACATCTGCTTCCGCACCCTTAAACTGACCACCCCCACCTATGGCGACCTGAACCACCTGGTCTCGGCCACCATGAGTGGCGTCACCACCTGCCTCCGATTCCCCGGCCAGCTTAACGCCGATCTGCGCAAGCTGGCCGTCAACATGGTCCCCTTCCCCCGCCTGCACTTCTTCATGCCGGGCTTTGCCCCGCTGACCAGCCGGGGCAGCCAGCAATACCGGGCCCTGACTGTGCCCGAGCTCACGCAGCAGGTGTTTGACGCCAAGAACATGATGGCGGCGTGCGACCCCCGCCACGGCCGCTACCTGACGGTGGCGGCTGTCTTCCGCGGCCGCATGTCCATGAAGGAGGTGGACGAACAGATGCTCAATGTCCAGAACAAGAACAGCAGCTACTTCGTGGAGTGGATCCCCAACAACGTCAAGACGGCCGTCTGCGACATCCCGCCCCGCGGCCTCAAAATGGCTGTCACCTTCATCGGCAACAGCACCGCCATCCAGGAGCTCTTCAAGCGCATCTCGGAGCAGTTCACCGCCATGTTCCGCCGCAAGGCCTTCCTCCACTGGTACACGGGCGAGGGCATGGACGAGATGGAGTTCACCGAGGCAGAGAGCAACATGAACGACCTGGTGTCTGAGTACCAGCAGTACCAGGACGCCACGGCCGAGGAAGAGGGAGAGTTTGAAGAGGAGGTCGAACAAGATGaggcttaa